A segment of the Saccharomyces kudriavzevii IFO 1802 strain IFO1802 genome assembly, chromosome: 2 genome:
CCTAGAAGCGCACCTGTAAAGCTCTTGATCCTGCAAATAACGATGACGGTCACGAAGGTGGAAAGGCGAACTGGAAGTCAAGTTGAACGTGATTGGATACTGCTGCCTACCAGCAGGGGGGACAGGGGCCGGCTCTGGCGAAGCCGCCTGCTCCAACTCTTTAGAGTTGGCAGCCTTGGCTTTCTCCGTTAAACTGTCTACCTTAGGATTATTGATCATGACTCAAGCTTGTGATTTGTATTGGTGCCATACACAGAGACCACAAAAGataggaaaagaaaatggggCAGACCGCTTACCtaccaagaagaaaatgaaaatccGGGATGTGCTattgaaatgaaaaagacaGTATATATAAACTCCTAGTTCTGCCAAAGatgcagaaaaagaaatcattaTGGTatgcagaaaaagaaagaaaatcctATTATCTTCGCGATTTTGTCATTATCACAGGCAATTACGCTGGGGAAAGCCGCACACCTTCCTCCGTTTCTTTTGCTCCGCGAGTTTTTCCGAaaaagagggaaaaaacGATAATTAAACCCCGCCTGCCCCGCGGGTGGGGGAGGGGTAACGGTAGCCGGAACAAATCGGATAATCCCCCAGTCAGGTCCACTTATCGCTCTTCACGGCAACGAAATtcagagaaaagaaaagaacagCACTATGTACGGATTGCACGCCcatttatcattttcttttcatattttcGACGTTTGCCactgatttctttttttttcttcttttggcCGCCCGGTGGCCGAAAACGCGCCAGAACCGAAACGCTTATAAAATGTAGTTGCCTTGCTCTTTCATTCGATGTAGATAAAAGAACACTCGCCGCTATCTTCCAACACAGAGCAGAACCCAGAATAGCACAGCACAGTCCAAGAGAACCGACCAGCCCGCCATGAACCCTCAAATCAGtaacatcatcatcatgtTGGTCATGATGCAGCTCTCCCGTCGTATTGACATGGAGGACCCAACCATCATCATGTATATTAGAATCTTATATTGTTCCTCCATTGCCATCTCTTGGATCATCTATCAAATCGCCAGAAAGAGAATCGTTGCGAAGAACGACATGACCACTATGAAGTACGTCGAGCCTGGTAATGCCATGTCTGGCGACGGTGAGAAACTACAAGTTACCACCGTCAGAGACTatgatttgaaggaaataGACAGTGCTATCAAGTCGATCTACACCGGTATGGCCATGATGGGTTTCATGCATTTGTACTTGAAATACACCAACCCATTGTTCATGCAATCCATCTCTCCTGTAAAGAGCGCTTTGGAACACAACGAAGTGAAAATCCATCTTTTCGGTAAGCCTGCCACTGGTGACTTGAAGAGACCCTTCAAGGTTGCCTCTTTGTTCGGCGGTATGGGTCAATCTGGTCCAAAGACCGACAAGAAGTCTGTCGAGGAAGCTGAAAGAGCTGGTAACGCTGGTGTTAAAGCTGAGTGATTCGATTCAAAACGAAGTATATTTTCCTAGTTTTTATATAAgatatattcaattttcttttttcctcttcgcCTCAGCTGCATTgttataaaaataaaataaacttaGATAAAATAAGATAAAGCCAGACTACTTGTCTATTCTTTCACACTGTCTGCGAATTAATTCAATTCTATGAAGACAGAAAAGTCTAattgtttttcatttttttttgttgggTTTATCATATTTCGAAAATGAATCgtgttcttttttccattccTGCCTGCTTGGACTATTGCCGCTCAGTCCGCTAAGTGCGTGTGGTTTGTATGATCTTGTGCGAAATTGGTCCAAATATACAGTATACATTACACTTATGCAGTGGTTCGCTCACTAAGGGTACACGCCTATAGTGCTGACTTTCCTATTGCTAAGCTTTTCGGTTCTGGAGGTTCGTAGCCCCCGCCGAAGTGATGACGGGTCAATCTTATTCgtttaatgatgatgatgattcaaaagaaaagaatttgGCCTTTAAACGTGCAACAATGGCAGGGTCGTGCTTTTGTAATGGTATCATTCGCTAGTAAATTGTGCCGACTGTAGTACAACTGCCAGAACTCTGTTTCTGAGGGTTCGTGTGGAAGTGACAATGGACTCCCTCGTTATCTTCGTATGCCCCGCCAATATGATGGAAGTCAAAGGCAATTTTCGCAGAGCCATCCCCGTTTCATTATATATGTAAGGCACAATTGCGTCGCTATACGGGCACATGGTATTGCCAGAGCCGAGAGCCAAGCCCTCGCAGCTTTCTCTTGGTATCTCTATATTGAATTGCCGCAGGTTTTTGTCTTGTGTTACCGGCTCCAGAGAGAATTTCGAACTAAACCATGTAATTTGTTCGATGTTCTCCTTTGTTACGTGCACTATGCTAGCGTCCGCCAACtttatcatcattgtcTGATCAAAGTTGATTGCCCACGTAATGACGCCAAACTCCGCCTTCAACCATTGCAACACAACTTCGTTGCGGTTGTTCGTACCACAGTAGCAAAGAAACATCGGCacttccatttttgagtTCCCCAATAGAATGAACTTAGAGTATGTTTCCTCGTCCAGGTCGGAAGTGGTCAGCTTCAATTCATAGCGAATATATTCGTCGTTGGCGGACGCACTATCAGGCCCGCTGGGGATGCGAATGGTTTGAACATCAAAATCCACTTCTAGATTTAGCAATTGGTTGAGCTGCGGTATGCCATTTTCCAATGAGAGTTGTTTGTTGATCCCTAGAAACTTCCACGTATAAGGCATCACATTCAAAAGAACTTCGCCAAGACTTATTTACAGCGAATTCGATTACTTAGTCAACGCATATCCCATCGCAGTTGTTTGTTTCATATCGGCGAGTCGGtaatttaatttttttccacattaTATCGCAGGATCTATCTAAATCGCGCTTTAGGAAAACCAGGGACCaccccatttttttttttttatttcattttgaatCAGATATATACGTTTAAGGGTAAACTTATTTACATAATCGTGAGTTCGAGAAAGGTTTTCAGTAAGCATCTTCAAGAGAAGCCTACTAATTTAAAAGTATGGGATTTTGGGAGAATAACAAAGATTCCATCACCTCAGGATTGAAAAGCGCCGGTAAATACGGCTACCAGGGAACGAAATACGTTGCCAAGACAGGATATAAGGCAAGTAAGAAGCATTATAACAGCAGCAAGTCGCatagagaaaagaagaatggcaagaagaaatcaagcGATGAAGAGTATGAAAGTGACGAGGAGGAGTACGAGAGAAAGCCGGCCGATATaagaactttgaaaaaccCGAACTCTTTTCCTCCTCCACCTTTAAAACCTGGACAAAGAACATTTACAGgacagcagcaacagcagcaacagcagcagatGTCAAGTGGACAACCTAACTACGCTTCCCAGGGAGTGTACCAGGACCAACCCGGCACAGGGCCAATGGGACAGCCACAACAATACGCACAGTATccacaacagcaacaagcTCCAATGGCGCAGCAGATGCCCGCATTCGGACCTCAAGGCCAACAGATGCCTCCGTATGGCTCAAATTCTAATCCAAACAGTTTTCAGTCTCTGCCACAGCAAAGTCAACCTCAGAATGCGATTCAAAGTCAAGCATCCTCAAATTCAGGATCTCAGCAAAACACAGGTTTCCCGTTGCAAAACCCGCAATATGGTTCCCAATCAGCCAACCCGGCACCATCACaaccttttcaaaacaacCTGCAATaccagcagcagcagcagcagcaataccaacagcaacaacagcaacagcaaccgGCTCAGTTCAGACCACAGGGCCCGCAGAATTTCGAACAATCACAGTTTCCTTCGAACCCACAGCAAATGGATCAACCACAACAGCAGTCATCATCACAGTTTGTTCAACAAGTTTTACCGCCACCTGTGCAACCGCAGCAGTATCAACAGCAACCATTACCGGCTCAACCGGGCCAATCAATCGTAGCAACGCCGAGACAATCTGCGTCAAATGGTTTtgatcaacaacaacaacaacaacaacagccTCCAAACCAAGGATACGTTCCATCACCGTACGGAAATCAATTCAATACGGCAAGTGCTCCAGGAATCGATACATATTCCCCTGCGTACGGTCAACCCGTCTCGCACGTAACGGATATGCAAGGTGTAACTTCTAACTACGGAGCTCCACCCATTCAAACTCAACCTCCACTTGGTGGGCAGCCACCTGTACCAGTGAGGATGCAATCGCAGTCATCGCAGGTGATTCCACGAAGAAGCACCTATCAATCCGAGGCCTCCTTTGGTTCTTCTGAGTCAACTCCTCATTTCGAAGTTACACCATTTGATCCTGACGCGCCTGCTCCTAAACCTAGAATCGATATTGCCACAGTGGACGTTAATAACCTTCCTCCACCACCTACTCATAGGGACAGAGGGGCGGTTGTAAAGCCGGAATCTACTCCAAGTGTTGAAAGTTCCTCAGACGCCACTAAGAAAACATTGTCTAACGTGACCTCTTCTCCTGCAGTTTCACTGCCaccaagaaattcaaaatcaacTACGACTAATAATGAGTTAAATTCTAACAAACGGGATAATGGAAGTACTGTCAAGTCTTCTATTCTAGGACATTATGACGTCGAAATAAACATGGCACCACCTCCGAAACCTTTTAGACATGAATCTAATTTCAAAGCTGCTGACCATGCCAGGAAAGTTCACACCCCAGAACAGAAACTACCAACTCCTCCTTCTCGGGGCAATATTGAGCCTTCTTCGCAATCATTGCAAGCCAAGTCTGAAACAATAGAGAGTGTGTCTTCAATAAACCCAAGTAAACCACAGGAAATTCCGATTTCTAATTTTGTGCCTCCACCGAAGCCGTTTAGGCACGTCAAGACCCAACAAAATCAAGGTGGTGGACTGCCACCTATGGCgaataaaaatgatgcGTTGCCAGCGTCCCCTTATGACCAAGATAAAAATGTCGGGCCATCGTTACTACCTCAATCGAAGCCTCAACTTCAATCTCAATCCGGGCCAGTTCGTATGGAAACACACCCTATTCAGAACTTCCAACCGCCACCAAAGCCGTATAGACCTTCCATACAAGAACGGATATCGACTACTGATAATGGCGGAACTTATAGTGCTGATGAGAATGAAGCAAATAATGGCCGTGGTCGTGGCCGTATAGTAAAGCATGGGGTTAGTGATGAATATCACTCCAAAAGTGAGACTTCtcctgaaaaatatcacgTTGATCGCCTTGAGAAGGTTCCTGCTTGTTTTCCAACAGAAAGAGCGTCATCACCTCCAACACCACCTAAGtttgaaactgaaaatatcaaaggGCCAACCAAGTATGAAAACTTACTATCCCCATCAACCGCACCAGTGCTAGCGTCAGGGTCCACTAAGAAGGCACCTCCGCCAATTGTGAAACCGAAACCtaaagatttttctttgaacgGAAATGAAGCTCCAAAACAACTTGATGAGAAAGCGACAACAGGCTCGCTGAAAGGAAGTGGACAAGATGAAAGGCTAAACAGCATCACAAATGAGTTATCTCACTTCAAattgagaaaaacaaaCGTTAAACTGGAAGACTTAGGTAACCCGAGAGATGTGAAGGATTTAAGTCCAGTAAACTCAGATTTAGATGAGAAATACGTGTCGGCATCGGGATCTATAAGTCCGCCAAAACCGCCATCTTCTAGAGCaagtaaaaagaaagtgcCACCAGCAGTGCCAAGAAAGAATGATaatctgaagaaaaggcCACCAATGGTACCTAAGAAAAAGGTGTTGCTCAGATCGCTTGAGCCAAGGCCCATAAACATGAAAAGAACTGATTCGAGGGATAAGtctgatgatgatgatgatttaaATCCCTTTGAAAGATACAAACGAAATGTTGTTcctcaagaagaagacagACTGCATAAATAAAGGTAATGACAACATAATAAAATGGTTGACTAACTGTTAGGGTTTTTGCATTCTATTAACTTTCGTAAACAATTTGTATTCTGTATTATGTTGCTTTCTCAGGCACATTACTTATCTATATATAACATTACGCATATCTACGTACTGTATATGATTTGGTGTGTTTGTCAAAACTTTAGGTGAAACGATACTCAGCGAATAGTATAAAACCGATTGATAAGGTGATGGGAGCAAAAAGTTGCAAGCATATATCTATTTAGATAACAAAGCGGCAAATTGTTGAATGTTGATTTCGCCCGATCCATCACTAACTTCTCTTAGCATATCATCTACTTCGGCATCGgtcaatttttcaccaataGATGTTAGCACATGTTTTAACTCAGCAGCGGAGATTAAACCGTCACCGTTCTTATCGAATACTTTGAAAGCTTCTAACAGCTCTTGCTCGGAGTCATTGGATTTGAGCTGACGAGACATTAGAGCCAAAAATTCACTGAATTCAATCTGATGGTTACCGTCGACATCTATTTCATTCATCAAATCGTTGACTTCTGCTTCACTGGGTGAAAGACCCAAAGACCTCATCACGGTAGCTAGCTCACTGGAAGAGATAGAGCCATTGTTATCTTTATCGAATAAAGCAAAAGCTTCTTTGAATTCGGcaatttgttcttcagTAAGATTGGAAGACATTGTGTTTTTGTGCTGTTCAAAActatcttttttgttttacaATAGTTTGCGATTCAGAACGAAACCTGTATTCTCTCAAAGTACCCTTGTGAGCTGACGAGATCTCTTGTAGGACACCTTCTTTACGCGGAGCATAAAAATTCTAAGAATAGGCACATGTCACAATGCACGGCGGCTAACATATGGCTTGAAAATGTCTCAGATTTGGTGAAAGGAAGGTGCTGAGCATGCTGCGCCAGGACATTGATCTTCGGCACGTTTTAGCCACGTTCCACTAATCTCTTCCACttgtctcttttttttgcatggCTAATTTGAGCTTTCTTATTTGGCATCTTGCTATGGCCGGCCTCTCAAAGTGAAATGAGGTGAATGTAAACTGGGATCGTCTTGTACGTTGCGTCAAAGAAAGCATATAAGCAATTATCAGGCTGGTTACTTAGCTCGAGCATCTTGAAGATTAATGACAACAATTGTAAACGCACTTAGAGATAATCGTGGCAGCTATTTGAAACTATCGTCttctaaagaaaatgttcgTGGAAATTCCTCGATGGATGTTAGTTTCACTGGCAGTATACCTTTCCATACCGTTGGTGgtttatttcattattcCTTATGTGTGGTATGGTACCAGATCCACCAAAAAGAGAATTATCATATTTGTACTCGGTGATGTGGGGCATTCTCCAAGAATATGCTATCACGCTATAAGTTTCAGCAGATTAGGTTGGCAGGTCGAGTTATGCGGTTATGTGGACGACACTTTACCTAGGAGTATTTCCGGCGACCCAAATATTACCGTCCATCATATATCAAACTTGAACAGAAAAGAGGGCGACGTATCAGTTTTATTCATGGTCAAAAAGGTGCTTTTCCAAGTTCTCAGTATTTTCAAGTTACTTTGGGAATTGAGAGGAAGTGATTATATATTGATACAGAATCCTCCAAGCATACCGATTCTTCCTATCGCTGTGTTCTACAAGCTTACCGGTTGTAAGATGATTATTGATTGGCACAATCTAGCATATTCTATATTGCAGctcaaattcaaaggaaatttttatcatcCATTAGTACTGATATCTTATATGGTAGAGATGATCTTCAGCAAATTCGCCGATTATAACTTGACTGTAACTGAAGCAATGAGGAAGTACCTGATCCAAAGCTTTCATTTGAACGCAAAGCGATGTGCTGTTTTGTATGACCGCCCGGCTGCTCAGTTTAAACCTTTGCCAGGTGACGTTTCTCGCCAAAAAGCCATAACTACCGCAGCCTTTACAAAAGATTATATTCGCAATGGTTTTGATACAGAAAGGGGTGATAAAATCATTGTAACATCGACTTCATTTACTcctgatgaagatattggTATTTTACTGGGtgctttgaaaatttacGAGAATTCATACATCAAATTCGATTCAAGTTTGCCCAGAATCTTATGTTTTATAACGGGTAAAGGACCattaaaagagaaatataTGAAGCAAGTGAAAGAGTTTGATTGGAAGCGCTGCCAAATTGAATTTCTATGGTTATCAGCGGAAGATTATCCTAGGTTGTTACAATTATGCGACTACGGAGTGTCTTTGCATACTTCAAGTTCAGGGTTAGATCTACCAATGAAAATCTTGGATATGTTTGGCTCAGGTCTCCCTGTCATCGCAATGAACTACCCAGTACTTGATGAGCTAGTGCAGCATAATGTGAATGGGTTAAAGTTTGTTGACAGAAGAGAACTGCATGAATCTTTGATCTTTGCTATGAAGGATGATGATTTGtacaaaaatttgaagaaaaatgtcGCacaagaaactgaaaacagATGGCAATCCAATTGGGAACGCACCATGAGAGAATTGAAGCTGCTCCATTAAATTAATGAAAGCTCGATTGTTTTTGCGAATAATGGATGATATTTCCACTGTTCGcatctttcctttttagtAACTATTTAGCGTCGTATTCGATATCCAACTTGAGGGATTTGTGAATGTTGCGATAATTGTTgatattccatttttcgGTAAAGGCATTAACATATGtacataaaaaatacaagaGTTCTTTTTGAGATATAGAAAtctgaaaaaggaaattgagAATTTTTACATGATCTTgttcttatttcttccttaaTCTTATACGTCGTCATTCACTGATACTATtacattatcaatccttgtGCTTCAGCTTCTGCTAATTTCGATGACAGTTGGATCTTGGTTCATAATTTACTCATCTCCTACCACGATAGCTGATAGTACTCTAGTAACGTGAATAATGATCTTAGTCGGTTATATACTAGTGATCGGTGGGCAGTaattgattattgtttctgttggaacaagtaggttcatcattattcacatgagtaaacatcattactatctgaggtattcagattgtattctaaggTGGTATTTCGTATATGCTACACAGATGTCGTATCGTTAGTAGAATGAAGGgatgctaaacgagctgttcgAAGAGTGGGCttaactgaaaacaaagatccattaattgaacatcaacttggaatttatatataaa
Coding sequences within it:
- the SND3 gene encoding Snd3p (similar to Saccharomyces cerevisiae PHO88 (YBR106W); ancestral locus Anc_3.355), coding for MNPQISNIIIMLVMMQLSRRIDMEDPTIIMYIRILYCSSIAISWIIYQIARKRIVAKNDMTTMKYVEPGNAMSGDGEKLQVTTVRDYDLKEIDSAIKSIYTGMAMMGFMHLYLKYTNPLFMQSISPVKSALEHNEVKIHLFGKPATGDLKRPFKVASLFGGMGQSGPKTDKKSVEEAERAGNAGVKAE
- the AIM3 gene encoding Aim3p (similar to Saccharomyces cerevisiae AIM3 (YBR108W); ancestral locus Anc_3.359), translated to MGFWENNKDSITSGLKSAGKYGYQGTKYVAKTGYKASKKHYNSSKSHREKKNGKKKSSDEEYESDEEEYERKPADIRTLKNPNSFPPPPLKPGQRTFTGQQQQQQQQQMSSGQPNYASQGVYQDQPGTGPMGQPQQYAQYPQQQQAPMAQQMPAFGPQGQQMPPYGSNSNPNSFQSLPQQSQPQNAIQSQASSNSGSQQNTGFPLQNPQYGSQSANPAPSQPFQNNLQYQQQQQQQYQQQQQQQQPAQFRPQGPQNFEQSQFPSNPQQMDQPQQQSSSQFVQQVLPPPVQPQQYQQQPLPAQPGQSIVATPRQSASNGFDQQQQQQQQPPNQGYVPSPYGNQFNTASAPGIDTYSPAYGQPVSHVTDMQGVTSNYGAPPIQTQPPLGGQPPVPVRMQSQSSQVIPRRSTYQSEASFGSSESTPHFEVTPFDPDAPAPKPRIDIATVDVNNLPPPPTHRDRGAVVKPESTPSVESSSDATKKTLSNVTSSPAVSLPPRNSKSTTTNNELNSNKRDNGSTVKSSILGHYDVEINMAPPPKPFRHESNFKAADHARKVHTPEQKLPTPPSRGNIEPSSQSLQAKSETIESVSSINPSKPQEIPISNFVPPPKPFRHVKTQQNQGGGLPPMANKNDALPASPYDQDKNVGPSLLPQSKPQLQSQSGPVRMETHPIQNFQPPPKPYRPSIQERISTTDNGGTYSADENEANNGRGRGRIVKHGVSDEYHSKSETSPEKYHVDRLEKVPACFPTERASSPPTPPKFETENIKGPTKYENLLSPSTAPVLASGSTKKAPPPIVKPKPKDFSLNGNEAPKQLDEKATTGSLKGSGQDERLNSITNELSHFKLRKTNVKLEDLGNPRDVKDLSPVNSDLDEKYVSASGSISPPKPPSSRASKKKVPPAVPRKNDNLKKRPPMVPKKKVLLRSLEPRPINMKRTDSRDKSDDDDDLNPFERYKRNVVPQEEDRLHK
- the IML3 gene encoding Iml3p (similar to Saccharomyces cerevisiae IML3 (YBR107C); ancestral locus Anc_3.358), whose protein sequence is MPYTWKFLGINKQLSLENGIPQLNQLLNLEVDFDVQTIRIPSGPDSASANDEYIRYELKLTTSDLDEETYSKFILLGNSKMEVPMFLCYCGTNNRNEVVLQWLKAEFGVITWAINFDQTMMIKLADASIVHVTKENIEQITWFSSKFSLEPVTQDKNLRQFNIEIPRESCEGLALGSGNTMCPYSDAIVPYIYNETGMALRKLPLTSIILAGHTKITRESIVTSTRTLRNRVLAVVLQSAQFTSE
- the ALG1 gene encoding chitobiosyldiphosphodolichol beta-1,4 mannosyltransferase (similar to Saccharomyces cerevisiae ALG1 (YBR110W); ancestral locus Anc_3.361) codes for the protein MFVEIPRWMLVSLAVYLSIPLVVYFIIPYVWYGTRSTKKRIIIFVLGDVGHSPRICYHAISFSRLGWQVELCGYVDDTLPRSISGDPNITVHHISNLNRKEGDVSVLFMVKKVLFQVLSIFKLLWELRGSDYILIQNPPSIPILPIAVFYKLTGCKMIIDWHNLAYSILQLKFKGNFYHPLVLISYMVEMIFSKFADYNLTVTEAMRKYLIQSFHLNAKRCAVLYDRPAAQFKPLPGDVSRQKAITTAAFTKDYIRNGFDTERGDKIIVTSTSFTPDEDIGILLGALKIYENSYIKFDSSLPRILCFITGKGPLKEKYMKQVKEFDWKRCQIEFLWLSAEDYPRLLQLCDYGVSLHTSSSGLDLPMKILDMFGSGLPVIAMNYPVLDELVQHNVNGLKFVDRRELHESLIFAMKDDDLYKNLKKNVAQETENRWQSNWERTMRELKLLH
- the CMD1 gene encoding calmodulin (similar to Saccharomyces cerevisiae CMD1 (YBR109C); ancestral locus Anc_3.360) produces the protein MSSNLTEEQIAEFKEAFALFDKDNNGSISSSELATVMRSLGLSPSEAEVNDLMNEIDVDGNHQIEFSEFLALMSRQLKSNDSEQELLEAFKVFDKNGDGLISAAELKHVLTSIGEKLTDAEVDDMLREVSDGSGEINIQQFAALLSK